The window AAACAAAAAATGGTTTATTTATGCGCTTTCTCCTGAAACGGGTGAAATTTTAGCATGTGTTGTTGGAAAAAGAGATACAAAAACGGTTAAAAAACTATACGATAAAATAATTTCATTAAAGGTTGTTATTGAGGAATTTTGTACTGATAATTGGTCTGCTTTTAGCAAAGTTTTTAGTAATTGTTGTCACAAAATAGGAAAGCAATTTACAAGAATGATTGAAGGCGTTAATTGTTTATTTCGCCATAGGATCAGTCGTTTTGTTAGAAAAACTTGTTGTTTCTCAAAAAAACTAAAAAATCACATAAATGCAATTATGATAGTCATTGATAGTATAAATAAAGGTAACGCTTGGGCTAAGTAAAATCATATATTTGTACCACCACC is drawn from Cardinium endosymbiont of Culicoides punctatus and contains these coding sequences:
- a CDS encoding IS1 family transposase, whose product is MEKCPGCLTDLNVVKNGLNKDQKQNYLCKSCKKQFIDRRALVYRKFSGNTTLISKIIKMLERGCSVRDIEYIEQVPRSVILRIIERFNLKINLKQQVYKSIQIDEMWSYVGRKRNKKWFIYALSPETGEILACVVGKRDTKTVKKLYDKIISLKVVIEEFCTDNWSAFSKVFSNCCHKIGKQFTRMIEGVNCLFRHRISRFVRKTCCFSKKLKNHINAIMIVIDSINKGNAWAK